The Geobacter sp. AOG2 genome includes a window with the following:
- a CDS encoding penicillin-binding protein, which yields MRDDREKWARVRIVMIGTIFGLLFLSVTGRAFYLQILQHEELVKKAERQHQHIVQLTPGRGVIMDRNGTPLAVSVDMDSCYAEPRRIKDMDGTAGVLAPFLGTSKQELLKKLNNDRGFVWIERRLTPEVAARIKNLKLTGIGFVSESKRFYPNCEVASHVVGFTGVDPVGLEGVERKYDSVILGNTGYMVTERDALGRDIALMDTVIKNSSPGKNIVLTLDKNIEYIAEKELAKAVTESGAKNGMAVVMESDTGRILAMANYPTFNPNAYSHYPQALLRNRAVSDSFEPGSTFKIFLISAALEEKVVRPTDAINCENGRYIIADRTIHDTHSFARLSVSDVLKYSSNIGAAKIGFKLGDERLFRYLRNFGFGERTGVDLPGESPGNLRDKRRWYGVDLATISFGQGVSASAIQLTSAVSAVANGGTLFKPYIVERILDDSGREVQKFEPQAVRRVISADTARKVTKMMESVTSEGGTGLNAAIDGFLVAGKTGTAQKADPVTHGYSATRRTASFIGFVPADKPKLTILVVVDEPKTSPYGGVVAAPAFRSIAVNALAYLKIMPKGEVGKTPRTIEVQAPPPKAVAMSEGDALDAATGVAVMPDFRGMSMRQVMQVMEKRGINIKLMGSGRAVEQNPPPGQTIRGADEVWIKFTPSA from the coding sequence ATGAGGGATGACCGGGAAAAATGGGCGCGCGTCCGGATCGTCATGATCGGGACCATATTCGGCCTGTTGTTCCTGAGCGTCACCGGACGAGCGTTCTATCTCCAGATACTCCAGCACGAGGAGTTGGTCAAGAAGGCAGAGCGGCAGCACCAGCATATCGTGCAACTCACCCCAGGGCGAGGCGTCATCATGGACCGCAATGGCACTCCTCTGGCTGTGTCGGTGGATATGGACTCATGCTATGCCGAACCGCGCCGCATCAAGGATATGGACGGAACGGCCGGTGTGCTGGCGCCGTTTCTCGGAACATCAAAACAGGAACTACTCAAGAAACTGAACAACGACAGAGGGTTTGTCTGGATCGAGCGTCGCCTGACGCCAGAGGTCGCGGCCCGCATCAAGAACCTCAAGTTGACTGGCATCGGGTTTGTCTCCGAATCGAAGCGTTTTTATCCCAATTGCGAGGTTGCCTCCCATGTGGTCGGATTTACCGGCGTGGACCCGGTCGGATTGGAAGGAGTTGAGCGCAAGTACGATTCCGTCATTCTGGGCAACACCGGCTACATGGTAACCGAGCGCGACGCCTTGGGGCGCGACATAGCCCTCATGGATACCGTCATCAAAAATTCTTCGCCGGGCAAGAACATCGTTCTTACTCTGGACAAGAACATCGAATACATCGCCGAAAAGGAACTGGCCAAGGCGGTTACGGAGAGCGGCGCTAAAAATGGCATGGCCGTGGTCATGGAGTCGGATACGGGCAGGATCCTCGCCATGGCCAATTATCCAACCTTCAACCCCAATGCCTATTCCCATTATCCCCAAGCTCTGCTGCGCAACCGTGCCGTGAGCGACAGCTTCGAGCCCGGTTCAACCTTCAAGATATTCTTGATCTCCGCGGCGTTGGAAGAGAAGGTCGTCAGGCCAACCGATGCCATAAACTGCGAGAACGGCCGCTATATCATCGCCGACCGGACCATACACGATACCCACAGTTTTGCCCGGCTGTCCGTAAGCGATGTCCTCAAGTATTCGAGTAACATCGGTGCTGCCAAGATCGGCTTCAAACTGGGGGATGAACGTCTTTTCCGCTACCTGAGGAATTTCGGATTCGGAGAGCGCACCGGCGTGGACCTTCCGGGAGAATCCCCCGGCAACCTTCGGGACAAGCGGCGCTGGTACGGGGTAGATCTGGCCACCATCTCCTTCGGCCAGGGGGTCTCGGCCTCGGCCATCCAGTTGACCAGTGCGGTTTCCGCCGTTGCCAACGGCGGCACACTCTTCAAACCGTACATTGTGGAACGAATTCTGGATGACAGCGGCCGCGAGGTCCAAAAATTCGAACCTCAGGCGGTGCGCCGCGTGATCTCCGCGGATACGGCACGTAAGGTCACCAAGATGATGGAAAGCGTCACCAGTGAGGGGGGTACCGGCCTCAACGCCGCCATCGACGGTTTTCTCGTGGCCGGCAAGACCGGTACAGCCCAGAAAGCGGACCCGGTGACCCATGGTTATTCCGCTACCCGGAGGACCGCCTCCTTTATCGGTTTCGTGCCGGCTGATAAGCCCAAATTAACTATCCTGGTGGTGGTAGACGAACCGAAGACCAGCCCCTACGGCGGCGTTGTGGCGGCTCCGGCCTTCCGCTCCATCGCCGTGAATGCGTTGGCCTACCTGAAGATCATGCCCAAGGGGGAGGTCGGCAAAACACCCAGGACCATTGAGGTCCAAGCCCCCCCTCCAAAGGCGGTTGCCATGTCGGAGGGAGATGCCCTGGATGCGGCCACCGGTGTCGCCGTCATGCCGGATTTCAGGGGCATGAGCATGCGCCAGGTCATGCAGGTGATGGAGAAGCGCGGCATCAATATCAAGTTGATGGGAAGCGGGCGGGCTGTGGAACAGAATCCGCCTCCCGGCCAGACGATTCGGGGAGCAGACGAGGTCTGGATCAAATTTACGCCTTCCGCTTGA
- the ftsL gene encoding cell division protein FtsL, translating into MAQARTEYGKVVAPRPLTGAELVTQRVDMFKFLMICMILFTIVSVFHVWSRCKLIDLNLRISETNRQLKDAEQEEKRLKLEAASLKTPARIETIAKSDLAMGLPTEQQVIVVK; encoded by the coding sequence ATGGCACAGGCAAGAACCGAATACGGCAAGGTCGTCGCACCGCGTCCCCTGACCGGGGCCGAACTGGTCACCCAGCGGGTGGACATGTTCAAATTCCTGATGATCTGCATGATCCTTTTCACAATCGTCTCGGTCTTTCATGTCTGGTCACGCTGCAAGCTGATCGACCTGAATCTGCGCATATCCGAGACAAACCGCCAGCTCAAGGATGCAGAACAGGAAGAGAAGCGGCTCAAACTTGAGGCGGCGTCCCTCAAAACCCCGGCCCGCATCGAAACCATCGCCAAGAGCGACCTGGCCATGGGCCTGCCCACAGAGCAGCAGGTGATCGTCGTAAAATGA